The genomic window GGCCGTGGTCTCCGTCTCGGTGGTGACCTCGCGGGCGCGACGCAGCACAGTGGCCGCGCGGTGTTTCACCTCGGTGGCCACGAACTGCGGGGGCTCGACGACGCTCCAGCCGAAGTCGTCACGGATCTCACCGATGACCCGCGACCCCGCCCCGTCCGGTGCCACACGGAACGTCACGGCGAGCGGCAGGGCGGCCCAGCCCTTCCGCGAGCCCGAGCCCTTGAAGCGGAACACAGCGTCCGAGCCGAAGGATGTGCGGAGCTCGCCAACGGGCTCGTCGATCTGCGTCCGCACCTTCGGATCGTGCTCACGCAGCGACTCCTCGATGAGTGCGAGTGCCGCCGCAGGTGCCTGGGGGGACGACCACTCGTCGGTCCGCGCGGTCCTGGCATACCGCGAGGGTTTGCGGGCGAGCCGGGGAAGGATCACCCAGCGCAGCGCCACGAAGACCAGCAGCACCATGGTGGCGAGGATCAGCAGCTCCACGAGCAGCGGGAAGTCCAGGCTCCGGAACACCAAGATCATGAGGGGGGTGAGCACGATGTAGCCGATGAATCACGCCGCCAGCCAGTACACCGTTCGTCTCGACCGTGAAGGCCTCGTCCTCGTCATGTCCTCACCCTCTCGTGCCGGTGCCCGTGCGTGCTGCCTCCGGCAGCGTCTCCCGCACCGGCAGCCACGCGAGCGCGGCGAGCAGCATGAGCGCCCCGGACACCCCGAAGGCCCAGCCGAAGCCCGCGGCGTCCGCCAGCGCCCCGGCAATCACCGGGCCCGCGATCTGACCGGCGTCCGCGCACATCTGGTACCGGGAGAGCACCTTGCCGCCCGCGCGGTCCGGGCCGATCACGTCCGCCACTGCCGCCTGCTGGCCGGGGTTCAGCGTTCCGGAACCGACGCCCGAGAGCAGGGACAGCACCGCGAAGGCCACCACGGAGGTGCTGAACCCCACGCCGATGGTCGCGAGCCCGCACACCACCAGACCCGTGAGCACCAGGGGCTTGCGGCCGAGCCGGTCCGTCAGGCGCCCGGTGACCGTGAGAGCGGCGGCGTTGCCCACCGCGAACAGCGCCAGCGCGAGACCGGCGACGGCGGGCCCCTCGCCCACCACCTGGGCGGCGAGCAGCGGCACCAGGGCCACGCGCACTCCCATGGCCGTCCACCCCGTGGAGAAGCTGGAAGCGAGCGCGGCACGGTACGCGCCGGCGTCGAGCGCCTCGCGGACCCGCATGGGCGGCTGGGCAGCACCGGTCCGCTTGGCCCCGAGGGTCTCGTCCTTGAGCCGCAGCCACACCACGAGCACCGCGACGACCAGGGCGCCCGCGTAGATCAGGAACGGTGCGTGCATGCCCAGCCCGGCCAGGAAGCCGCCGAGCACCGGACCCAGGATCCCGCCCAGCAGGAACGCCGTGGCGTAGTAGCCGGAGACCCGTCCGCGCATCGTGCGCGGGGCGAGCCGCACGATCAGCCCCATCGCCGACACCGTGAACATGGTGGAGCCGATCCCGCCGAGGCCGCGGAACACGAGCAGCTGCCAGTAGGTCTGCGCGAACGCGGTGGCCGCGGATGACAGCGCCACCACGATCAGCCCGATCAAATACGTGGGGCGCTCGCCGATGCGGTTGACCACCGCACCGCTCGCGGGCGCGAACACGAGCCGGCACAGGGCGAACGCGCTGATCACCGCGGAGGACGCGGCCACGCCCACGCCGAAGCTCGCGGCGAACTGGGGCAGCACCGGGGCCACGAGGCCGTAGCCCAGGGCGATCACGAAGGCCGCCGCGATCAGGACCTTGATGGGCTCGGGGACCTTCTGCGCGGCAGGTGCGCCACGGTCGGGTGCCGGGGCCGTGGAACCTGGGGCGTACGGAGGGGGAGAGGAGGCCGGGACGGGCCGTGCGGCGTCGTCGTCGGCGGAGCCGGGAGCGCGCGGGGAGGGGTGGGACACGCCTGGCAGTTTATGGGAGATTAGACGGGTGATGACTCCTGAACTGATGTGGATCGTGATAGCCGCCGCGGTGGTGGTGCTGCTCGTGGTGTTCGGCGTGCTGCTGCTGCGCAGGCCCAAGGCCCCGAAGGGCGGGTACCAGGACACCCGGGACATCGACGACGTCCCGGGCCTCGACGAGGGCGAGGTGGTCGAGGACCGCCCCGTCAGCACCCTGGAGCGCCCCGAGTCCGCCCGTGGTCGCCTGGCGCGGCTGCGCGGTCGGCTCGCGAAGTCCAACAACGTTCTCGGCAAGGGCCTGCTCGTGCTGCTCTCGCGCGAGCGCATCGACCAGGACACGTGGGACGAGATCGAGGACACGCTGCTCATGGCGGACCTCGGCACGGACGCCTCCCTGGAGCTCGTGGAGAACCTCAAGAAGCGCGTGCGCGTGGACGGCACCAAGGACCCTTCGCAGCTGAAGGCCATGCTGCGCGAGGAGATGCTCGCGCTCGTGGACCCCACCCTGGACCGTTCGCTGCGCACGGAGTCCGCTCCCGGCAAGCCCGCTGTGGTGCTCGTGGTGGGCGTCAACGGCGTGGGCAAGACCACCACGGTGGGCAAGCTCGCCCGCGTGCTCGTGGCCGAGGACAAGGACGTCATGCTCGGTGCCGCGGACACGTTCCGCGCCGCGGCCGCGGACCAGCTCGAGACGTGGGGCGCCCGCGTGGGCGTGCCCACGGTGCGCTCCGAGCAGGAGGGCGCGGACCCTGCCTCGGTGGCCTACGACGCCGTCAGGGCCGGGATCGAGCAGGAGTCCGACGTCGTGCTCGTGGACACCGCCGGCCGGCTGCAGAACAAGGCTGGTCTGATGGACCAGCTCGGCAAGGTCAAGCGCGTGATCGAGAAGGCCGCCGCGGTGGACGAGGTGCTGCTCGTGATCGACGCGACCACCGGGCAGAACGGAATGACCCAGGCGCGGGTCTTCGCCGAGGCCGTGGACATCACCGGCATCGTGCTGACCAAGCTGGACGGCACCGCCAAGGGCGGCATCGTGGTGGCCATCCAGCGCGGACTCGGCGTGCCCGTCAAGCTCATCGGCCTGGGGGAGGGCCCGGACGACCTCGCCCCGTTCAACGCGGAGCAGTTCGTGGACGCGATCATCGACTGACGCGCAGCCGCCACGCACGGACCACGACGGCGCCCGCTCCCTATCCGGGGGCGGGCGCCGTCATACTGTGCGGACCGTTCCCCGGGGGCCGCCCGTGCCCACCATGTGAGATGCGGCACCCCGGTTTAACGTGTGCGTCACACGATCGACGCATTCGAAACACGCTCGTTACACCCTGGCCAACTCACCGGTAACACCGGGTGCCTTGACTGTTCCCAGGGGCGCAAACGATGTGCCCGCACGAGACAGGGACGAGGTGATCCGGATGGAACTGACCGCCGGACACGTGTGGATGGTGGTGGCCGCGGGACTGGTGTTCTTCATGACCCCGGGGCTCGCACTGTTCTACGGGGGCATGACCCGGGCCAAGGGTGTGCTGAACATGATGATGATGAGCTTCGCGGCGCTCGGCGTGGTGAGCATCGTGTGGGTTCTGTGGGGCGCCTCGATGCTCAGCGGGGACCCCGTGCTGGGAGGGCTCACTGCCAACCCGTTCACGCACGCCGGGCTGGCCGGGCTGATCGGCTCGGAGGACCTGCTGGGCTCGAACTTCTCCGTGACGTTCGCGATCATCACGGTGGCGCTGATCTCGGGTGCGATCGCGGACCGCACGCGCTTCGGCACGTGGGTGGTGTTCACCCTGGTGTGGGTCACCCTGGTGTACTTCCCGCTGGCCTACATGGTGTGGGGTGACGGGCTGTTCTCCGAGACGGGGGCGCTGGGGAGGATCTTCGGTGAGCCCATCGACTTCGCGGGCGGGCTGGCCGTGCACATCAACGCGGGCGTCGCGGCCCTGGTGCTCATCCTGCTGATCGGTGCCCGCCGCGGCTTCGGGCGGGACTCCGGCCAGCGCCCCCACAACCTCCCGCTCGTGATGCTCGGCTCGGCCATCCTGTGGTTCGGCTGGTTCGGCTTCAACGCCGGGGCCGCCACCACCGCGGAGCAGGCGGCGCTTATCTGGGCGAACACGCTGGTGGCCCCGGCCGCCGCCATGCTCGCGTGGCTGCTCACCGAACGGATCCGGGACGGGCACGCGACGTCGCTCGGGGCGGCCTCCGGCGTCGTCGCCGGTCTGGTGGCCATCACCCCGGCGTGCGCGAACGTCACGCCGCTGGGCGCGATCGCCCTCTCGGCCGTGGCCGGGGTGTGCTCCGCGCTCGCGGTGGGCCTCAAGTACCGGATCGGGCTGGACGACTCGCTGGACGTGTGCGGCGTGCACCTGGTCTCGGGCATCGTGGGCACCGTGGCCCTCGGGTTCCTCGCGATCCCGTCCGAGGGCCGCCC from Kocuria rhizophila DC2201 includes these protein-coding regions:
- the ftsY gene encoding signal recognition particle-docking protein FtsY codes for the protein MTPELMWIVIAAAVVVLLVVFGVLLLRRPKAPKGGYQDTRDIDDVPGLDEGEVVEDRPVSTLERPESARGRLARLRGRLAKSNNVLGKGLLVLLSRERIDQDTWDEIEDTLLMADLGTDASLELVENLKKRVRVDGTKDPSQLKAMLREEMLALVDPTLDRSLRTESAPGKPAVVLVVGVNGVGKTTTVGKLARVLVAEDKDVMLGAADTFRAAAADQLETWGARVGVPTVRSEQEGADPASVAYDAVRAGIEQESDVVLVDTAGRLQNKAGLMDQLGKVKRVIEKAAAVDEVLLVIDATTGQNGMTQARVFAEAVDITGIVLTKLDGTAKGGIVVAIQRGLGVPVKLIGLGEGPDDLAPFNAEQFVDAIID
- a CDS encoding ammonium transporter, with amino-acid sequence MELTAGHVWMVVAAGLVFFMTPGLALFYGGMTRAKGVLNMMMMSFAALGVVSIVWVLWGASMLSGDPVLGGLTANPFTHAGLAGLIGSEDLLGSNFSVTFAIITVALISGAIADRTRFGTWVVFTLVWVTLVYFPLAYMVWGDGLFSETGALGRIFGEPIDFAGGLAVHINAGVAALVLILLIGARRGFGRDSGQRPHNLPLVMLGSAILWFGWFGFNAGAATTAEQAALIWANTLVAPAAAMLAWLLTERIRDGHATSLGAASGVVAGLVAITPACANVTPLGAIALSAVAGVCSALAVGLKYRIGLDDSLDVCGVHLVSGIVGTVALGFLAIPSEGRPGLFYGGGWGLMGTQLAATAFVALYTGLLTLVIALALKATMGLRITRRDEVIGVDLTQHAESAYSLKDEATGYFAGQAPHRALPGTAEAPVPTTKGSNQ
- a CDS encoding MFS transporter: MSHPSPRAPGSADDDAARPVPASSPPPYAPGSTAPAPDRGAPAAQKVPEPIKVLIAAAFVIALGYGLVAPVLPQFAASFGVGVAASSAVISAFALCRLVFAPASGAVVNRIGERPTYLIGLIVVALSSAATAFAQTYWQLLVFRGLGGIGSTMFTVSAMGLIVRLAPRTMRGRVSGYYATAFLLGGILGPVLGGFLAGLGMHAPFLIYAGALVVAVLVVWLRLKDETLGAKRTGAAQPPMRVREALDAGAYRAALASSFSTGWTAMGVRVALVPLLAAQVVGEGPAVAGLALALFAVGNAAALTVTGRLTDRLGRKPLVLTGLVVCGLATIGVGFSTSVVAFAVLSLLSGVGSGTLNPGQQAAVADVIGPDRAGGKVLSRYQMCADAGQIAGPVIAGALADAAGFGWAFGVSGALMLLAALAWLPVRETLPEAARTGTGTRG